A single window of Mycolicibacterium aurum DNA harbors:
- a CDS encoding branched-chain amino acid ABC transporter permease, which produces MNQAANINFNVGALVDSFWQLTIDGLSWGAIYALVAVGYTLVFGVLRLINFAHSEIFMLGMFGAYFALDIILGFTPSGNAYNKGVLLTVLYLGIAMLFAMLVSGGAAVGLEFIAYRPLRKRNARSLTFLITAIGMSFVLQQFVLFILPKLIPGYGGPNAQQPMVLVQPRTQFEFFGVAISNITIVIIAAALVLAVLTDIAINRTKFGRGIRAVAQDPTTATLMGVSRERIIMTTFLIGGLLAGAAALLYTLKVPQGIIYSGGFLLGIKAFSAAVLGGIGNLRGALLGGLLLGVMENYGQAVFGTQWRDVVAFVLLVLVLLVRPTGILGESLGKARA; this is translated from the coding sequence ATGAACCAGGCCGCAAACATCAACTTCAACGTCGGAGCGCTGGTCGACAGCTTCTGGCAGTTGACGATCGACGGCCTGTCGTGGGGAGCGATCTACGCGCTGGTCGCCGTCGGCTACACCCTGGTGTTCGGTGTGCTGCGGCTGATCAACTTCGCGCACTCCGAGATCTTCATGCTCGGCATGTTCGGCGCGTACTTCGCGCTCGACATCATCCTGGGCTTCACCCCGAGCGGGAACGCCTACAACAAGGGCGTCCTCCTGACGGTTCTCTACCTCGGCATCGCGATGCTGTTCGCGATGCTGGTGTCCGGTGGCGCGGCCGTCGGCCTGGAGTTCATCGCGTACCGGCCGCTGCGGAAACGCAACGCCCGGTCGTTGACCTTTCTGATCACCGCCATCGGCATGTCGTTCGTGCTGCAGCAGTTCGTGCTGTTCATCCTGCCCAAATTGATACCGGGCTACGGCGGACCCAACGCTCAGCAGCCGATGGTGTTGGTGCAGCCGAGAACGCAGTTCGAATTCTTCGGTGTCGCCATCTCGAACATCACCATCGTCATCATCGCCGCCGCACTGGTGCTGGCGGTTCTGACCGATATCGCGATCAACCGCACCAAGTTCGGCCGCGGCATCCGCGCGGTCGCGCAGGATCCGACCACGGCGACGCTGATGGGTGTATCGCGGGAACGCATCATCATGACCACGTTCCTGATCGGTGGTCTGCTCGCGGGGGCGGCCGCGCTGCTGTACACGCTGAAGGTGCCGCAGGGCATCATCTACTCGGGCGGATTCCTGTTGGGAATCAAGGCGTTCTCGGCGGCCGTGCTGGGTGGAATCGGCAACCTGCGCGGTGCACTGCTGGGCGGTCTGCTGCTCGGTGTCATGGAGAACTACGGCCAGGCGGTCTTCGGGACGCAGTGGCGTGACGTGGTGGCCTTCGTGCTGCTGGTTCTCGTGCTGTTGGTCCGGCCGACCGGGATACTCGGCGAAAGCCTGGGGAAGGCACGGGCATGA
- a CDS encoding adenylate/guanylate cyclase domain-containing protein, with protein MLNVRPVCVPEVTLGRRAWSPTRHRDERVSRRLRVLIIASWIAAVVSVAFGVFQLTLGGSLWWLGAINLACGAVFLGIPRLCPLGELVAPLTFVTFAYVSVTFICYTIGTGSGLQFYFLVASSLVVLVLGIERIAFASVIAALGVAITIGLELTVPHDRGLGPPWTLTAGFISSAVSSAVMIVATIWYTLREIDRAEAAMESEYERSERLLANILPATIAERLKEPTRTVIADKYDDASILFADIAGYTKRASDTTPAELVRFLDRLYTDLDALVDQHGLEKVKTSGDSYMVVSGVPIPRSDHLEALACLALEIADAVRDLKDPQGRDVPLRIGMASGPVVAGVVGAKKFFYDVWGDAVNVASRMETTDVEGRIQVPHNVYERLRHHYVFEERGLVDVKGKGPMHTWYLVGHRAGAITPSGSPT; from the coding sequence GTGCTCAACGTCAGGCCGGTGTGCGTGCCCGAGGTGACGCTGGGCCGCCGCGCCTGGTCGCCCACCCGGCACCGCGACGAGCGGGTGAGCAGGCGACTCCGTGTGTTGATCATCGCGAGCTGGATCGCCGCGGTGGTGTCGGTGGCTTTCGGCGTCTTCCAGCTGACGCTCGGCGGCTCGCTGTGGTGGCTCGGCGCGATCAACTTGGCTTGCGGCGCAGTGTTCCTCGGCATCCCACGGCTGTGCCCGCTGGGGGAACTCGTCGCACCGCTGACCTTCGTCACGTTCGCGTATGTGTCGGTGACGTTCATCTGCTACACCATCGGCACCGGATCAGGCCTGCAGTTCTATTTCCTGGTGGCGTCCTCGCTGGTGGTGCTGGTCCTCGGCATCGAGCGGATCGCGTTCGCATCGGTGATCGCCGCACTCGGCGTCGCGATCACGATCGGCCTTGAGCTGACGGTTCCGCACGACCGCGGACTGGGCCCGCCGTGGACGCTCACGGCGGGATTCATCAGCTCGGCTGTGTCGTCGGCGGTGATGATCGTCGCCACCATCTGGTACACGCTGCGCGAGATCGACCGCGCCGAGGCGGCAATGGAATCCGAGTACGAACGCTCCGAGCGCCTGCTCGCGAACATCCTTCCCGCCACCATCGCCGAACGCCTCAAGGAACCCACCCGCACCGTCATCGCCGACAAGTACGACGACGCGTCGATCCTGTTCGCCGACATCGCCGGCTACACCAAGCGTGCCAGCGACACCACCCCCGCGGAGCTGGTTCGGTTCCTGGACCGGCTCTACACCGACCTGGACGCCCTCGTGGACCAGCACGGGTTGGAGAAGGTGAAGACCAGCGGCGACTCGTACATGGTGGTCAGCGGAGTACCGATCCCGCGGTCGGACCACCTGGAGGCACTCGCCTGCCTGGCTCTCGAAATCGCCGATGCAGTCCGCGATCTCAAGGATCCGCAGGGCCGCGACGTCCCGCTGCGCATCGGCATGGCGTCGGGGCCCGTGGTCGCCGGAGTGGTCGGCGCCAAGAAGTTCTTCTACGACGTCTGGGGCGACGCGGTCAACGTGGCCTCGCGGATGGAGACGACCGACGTGGAAGGTCGAATCCAGGTGCCGCACAACGTCTACGAACGCCTTCGCCACCACTATGTGTTCGAGGAGCGCGGGCTGGTCGACGTGAAGGGCAAGGGCCCGATGCACACCTGGTATCTGGTGGGCCACCGAGCCGGTGCAATCACACCTTCCGGTTCTCCGACTTGA
- the macS gene encoding MacS family sensor histidine kinase, which yields MFRLLSCVYAFGFHLSINSDLDRPVAAWLLFAALVAWSAVCAVAYLQGFGRRRAWVLAEIAVVVALVLSTEVVASDQWAQDNQSWPTTLWATNATISAAILAGPISGMLAGLVIVASSAALKGYVSIDLGRNATVVIELAVGLAVGMAGQTARRAHAELQRAARLSASLEERERLSRQVHDGAIQVLALVARRGREIGGDTAQLAELAGEQERALRRLVSAADVSPRGEANSDVAAMLRRKASDRVSVSVPAEPVLVDSTVADELLAAVTNALDNVEAHAGPDARAYVLLEDLGASVTVSVRDDGVGIPDGRLEEAVGEGRVGVAKSIVGRMNSLGGDAKLSTGPGAGTEWELTVPRHPKQTR from the coding sequence GTGTTCCGTCTGCTCAGCTGCGTCTACGCGTTCGGCTTTCACCTGTCGATCAATTCCGACCTCGACCGCCCGGTTGCCGCCTGGCTGTTGTTCGCCGCGCTCGTCGCATGGAGCGCGGTGTGTGCGGTGGCCTATCTGCAGGGATTCGGGCGCCGTCGCGCCTGGGTGCTCGCCGAGATCGCCGTGGTGGTCGCTTTGGTGCTGTCCACCGAGGTTGTCGCGTCCGACCAGTGGGCTCAGGACAACCAGTCGTGGCCCACCACGTTGTGGGCGACCAACGCCACGATCTCGGCAGCCATCCTGGCGGGACCGATCAGCGGCATGCTGGCCGGGCTGGTGATCGTGGCGTCCAGCGCAGCGCTCAAGGGGTACGTGAGCATCGATCTCGGCCGGAACGCGACGGTGGTCATCGAACTGGCAGTCGGCCTCGCCGTCGGCATGGCGGGACAGACCGCCCGCCGTGCGCATGCCGAACTGCAGCGGGCGGCCCGCTTGTCGGCGTCCCTCGAGGAGCGCGAGCGGCTCTCCCGTCAGGTTCACGACGGGGCAATCCAGGTACTTGCCCTGGTGGCCCGTCGCGGCCGGGAGATCGGCGGCGACACCGCCCAGCTCGCCGAATTGGCAGGTGAACAGGAGCGGGCGCTGCGCCGCCTCGTCAGCGCCGCCGACGTCTCACCGCGCGGCGAGGCGAACTCCGACGTCGCGGCGATGCTGCGGCGAAAAGCCTCGGATCGGGTGTCGGTCAGCGTGCCGGCCGAGCCGGTTCTGGTGGATTCCACGGTTGCGGACGAGCTCCTCGCCGCGGTGACGAATGCGTTGGACAACGTCGAGGCGCACGCGGGGCCCGACGCCCGCGCGTATGTTCTTCTCGAAGATCTCGGCGCTTCGGTCACGGTCAGCGTGCGCGATGACGGCGTGGGGATACCCGACGGACGACTGGAGGAAGCCGTGGGGGAGGGCCGCGTCGGGGTCGCCAAATCGATTGTGGGAAGGATGAATTCGTTGGGTGGTGACGCCAAGCTGAGCACCGGTCCCGGCGCGGGGACCGAGTGGGAGTTGACCGTGCCCCGACATCCGAAGCAGACCCGATGA
- a CDS encoding response regulator → MTDGPITVMVVDDHPIWRDAVARDLADGGFEVVATADGVASAKRRAAVVLPDVVLMDMRLGDGDGAQATAEVLAVSPSTRILVLSASDERDDVLEAVKAGATGYLVKSASKQELEDAVRATAQGRAVFTPGLAGLVLGEYRRIERDSPAGSAEPSLTERETEILRYVAKGLTAKQIATRLSLSHRTVENHVQATFRKLQIGNRVELARYAIEHGLDE, encoded by the coding sequence ATGACAGACGGCCCGATTACCGTGATGGTGGTCGACGATCATCCGATCTGGCGTGATGCGGTGGCGCGGGATCTGGCCGACGGCGGCTTCGAGGTGGTGGCGACCGCGGACGGGGTGGCGTCGGCGAAGCGCCGGGCGGCCGTCGTGCTGCCGGACGTCGTCCTGATGGACATGCGTCTCGGCGACGGTGACGGCGCACAGGCCACGGCCGAGGTTCTCGCCGTCTCACCGTCGACCCGCATCCTTGTGCTGTCAGCGTCCGACGAGCGCGACGACGTCCTGGAGGCGGTGAAGGCGGGCGCCACCGGCTATCTGGTGAAGAGCGCGTCGAAGCAGGAGCTCGAGGACGCGGTGCGGGCGACCGCGCAGGGGCGCGCGGTGTTCACGCCCGGGCTGGCCGGCCTGGTGCTGGGGGAGTACCGCCGGATCGAGCGCGACTCACCCGCCGGTTCGGCGGAGCCGAGCCTGACCGAGCGCGAGACGGAGATACTGCGCTATGTCGCCAAGGGGCTCACCGCCAAGCAGATCGCCACGCGCCTGTCGCTGAGCCACCGGACCGTGGAGAACCACGTGCAGGCGACCTTCCGCAAGCTCCAGATTGGGAACCGGGTCGAACTCGCACGGTACGCGATCGAGCACGGACTGGACGAGTAG
- a CDS encoding nitrilase-related carbon-nitrogen hydrolase: MTRIVCCQLNPVIGDVDANTELIASAIAEAVSAGADIVVLPELATSGYMFADEDEARAAALAPSDPRFAKWAAAVGDSVAIFGFAELGDDGRLYNSAAVVDSGGVVAVYRKTHLWDREKLIFTPGAEHAPVVRTRHGAISVMVCYDLEFGEVTRRAAVDGAELIVAPVNWPVFPRPEGEHPGEVITAMSTARLNRVAVAACDRAGVERGQEWTGGTAIVDQDGWVVASVGPGVGMAIADIDLTRSRSKKITEYVDLLADRRLDLY; encoded by the coding sequence ATGACGCGCATCGTGTGCTGCCAACTCAATCCCGTCATCGGTGACGTCGACGCGAACACCGAACTCATCGCATCGGCGATAGCGGAGGCGGTGTCCGCGGGCGCCGACATCGTCGTGCTCCCCGAGCTGGCCACGTCGGGGTACATGTTCGCCGACGAGGACGAGGCGCGCGCCGCGGCGCTGGCACCGTCGGACCCCAGGTTCGCGAAGTGGGCTGCCGCCGTTGGTGATTCGGTGGCCATATTTGGATTTGCCGAGCTCGGTGACGACGGGCGGCTGTACAACAGTGCGGCCGTCGTCGACTCGGGCGGCGTGGTCGCGGTCTACCGCAAGACGCATCTGTGGGATCGGGAGAAACTGATCTTCACCCCCGGTGCCGAGCATGCGCCGGTGGTGCGGACGCGCCATGGCGCGATCTCGGTGATGGTCTGTTACGACCTGGAGTTCGGGGAGGTCACCCGACGCGCCGCGGTCGACGGCGCCGAGCTGATCGTGGCTCCGGTCAACTGGCCGGTGTTCCCGCGGCCGGAGGGCGAGCACCCGGGTGAGGTGATCACGGCGATGTCGACGGCACGGCTCAACAGGGTCGCCGTCGCCGCGTGCGACCGCGCCGGCGTGGAGCGCGGTCAGGAGTGGACCGGAGGCACCGCGATCGTCGACCAGGACGGCTGGGTGGTGGCGTCGGTGGGGCCAGGGGTGGGGATGGCGATTGCCGACATCGACCTGACGCGCAGCCGCTCGAAGAAGATCACCGAGTACGTCGACCTGCTCGCCGACCGCAGGCTGGATCTGTACTGA
- a CDS encoding branched-chain amino acid ABC transporter permease yields MDWWDGLNRPQKWIFGVILFTGVALSPLFTPGFIDTPGISFGGTMAQFAMIAIIAIGLNVVVGQAGLLDLGYVGFYAVGAYTVALLTSPDSPWNQMSPNGFLTTPWAWLSCVPLAMAVTALTGLILGFPTLRLRGDYLAIVTLGFGEIIRLLADNLADITNGPRGLNEVAFPHLLENEKHPEGVFSVSNSGGDANYGTWWFWLGLILIVIILLLVGNLERSRVGRAWIAVREDEDAAEVMGVNTFKFKLWAFTIGAAIGGLSGALYAGQVQYVAPPTFNIINSMLFLCAVVLGGQGNKLGVILGAFIIVYLPNRLLGVHFLGIDMGNLKYLFFGLALVVLMIFRPQGLFPARQHLLTYAKAARGLLRAQPVDTEPAK; encoded by the coding sequence ATGGACTGGTGGGACGGCCTCAACCGGCCCCAGAAGTGGATCTTCGGAGTCATCCTCTTCACCGGTGTCGCGTTGTCGCCGCTGTTCACTCCTGGTTTCATCGACACGCCCGGCATCAGCTTCGGCGGCACCATGGCGCAGTTCGCGATGATCGCGATCATCGCGATCGGCCTCAATGTGGTTGTCGGCCAGGCCGGTCTGCTCGACCTGGGTTATGTGGGTTTCTATGCGGTCGGTGCGTACACGGTGGCGTTGCTCACCAGTCCGGACAGTCCGTGGAATCAGATGAGCCCCAACGGGTTTCTGACAACACCGTGGGCCTGGCTGTCGTGCGTGCCGCTGGCGATGGCCGTCACCGCACTGACCGGACTGATCCTGGGCTTCCCGACGCTGCGTCTGCGTGGGGATTACCTGGCGATCGTGACACTCGGGTTCGGCGAGATCATTCGGCTGCTAGCCGACAACCTGGCCGACATCACCAACGGCCCGCGCGGCCTCAACGAGGTGGCGTTCCCGCATCTGCTGGAGAACGAGAAGCACCCCGAAGGGGTGTTCTCCGTGTCGAATTCGGGCGGCGACGCCAACTACGGCACGTGGTGGTTCTGGCTCGGACTGATCCTCATCGTCATCATCCTGCTGCTTGTCGGCAACCTGGAACGCAGCCGGGTGGGGCGCGCATGGATCGCGGTCCGCGAGGACGAGGACGCCGCAGAGGTCATGGGCGTCAACACATTCAAATTCAAGCTGTGGGCGTTCACCATCGGTGCGGCGATCGGCGGACTGTCGGGTGCGCTCTACGCCGGGCAGGTGCAGTACGTCGCACCGCCGACGTTCAACATCATCAACTCGATGCTGTTCCTGTGCGCGGTGGTGCTCGGCGGCCAGGGCAACAAACTCGGCGTCATCCTGGGTGCCTTCATCATCGTGTACCTGCCGAATCGTCTGCTCGGTGTGCATTTCCTGGGCATCGACATGGGTAACCTCAAGTACCTGTTCTTCGGTCTCGCTCTGGTGGTGCTGATGATCTTCCGCCCGCAAGGCCTGTTCCCGGCGCGACAGCATCTGCTCACCTACGCCAAGGCGGCGCGCGGGCTGTTACGAGCGCAACCGGTCGACACGGAGCCGGCGAAATGA
- a CDS encoding DUF2339 domain-containing protein, with translation MTEPHTAVIARLSADFAAISHQLARVSTDLAALDRILTEQPPQAVVPQPAAPPSGAPPQPIYPPQPAPRPAPSYRPQYPPPPPTPFQPWPNTVPPRLKKERSEGWIGKLLAVAGVAVTLIGVVLLLVLAAQAGILRPEFRVAAGAVLAAGLVGAAWWLHRRPDGRVGAIALASTGVAAAYMDVIALTTIYGWVSAPVGLILAAAIAGGGLTLARRWDSQHLGLLVLVPLIVLAPVVADGISLLLIGFMLALATVSLPVQLGKDWIWLHAARVAAAVLPVMVALMARHFDNRDDLWLAGACGIAALIALSAALILLPGTRNRAVMALLTAAGVLPVLCVALAVDRVIASLMAAALAAALLAIVLVGDRLPGVPGVVRHVFAATSAVAALIAVTVAFDGKIAGPVLLAMAVIVALAGRGDVVARWAAIGFAVVGAAAHLSYSPPEMLLEATRLNTATGVSTLVSSVLLAAAAVAIVWTWDRTERALWVGAAAVVVYAVTSFTVTAGMLIGGGTPGADGGFYAGHMAATIIWIAMAAGLFGYAARLPRDDRSVPIGGGLGLVAAAMAKLFLFDLGTLDGIFRVVVFIVVGLILLGMGAGYARLLEKQDKQAVTAPTE, from the coding sequence ATGACCGAACCGCACACCGCCGTCATCGCCCGGCTCTCCGCGGACTTCGCCGCGATCTCGCACCAGCTGGCGCGGGTGTCGACCGATCTGGCGGCGTTGGACCGGATCCTCACCGAACAACCGCCGCAGGCAGTCGTGCCGCAGCCTGCGGCACCGCCTTCGGGCGCGCCGCCGCAGCCGATCTACCCGCCGCAGCCGGCGCCACGCCCGGCGCCGTCCTACCGGCCGCAGTACCCGCCCCCTCCGCCGACGCCCTTCCAGCCGTGGCCGAACACTGTGCCGCCGCGGCTCAAGAAAGAGCGCTCGGAGGGCTGGATCGGGAAACTGCTGGCGGTCGCCGGGGTGGCGGTCACCCTGATCGGTGTCGTCCTGCTGCTGGTGCTCGCCGCTCAAGCGGGCATCTTGCGGCCCGAGTTCCGGGTCGCGGCCGGGGCGGTGCTGGCCGCCGGACTCGTCGGGGCGGCCTGGTGGTTGCACCGTCGACCCGACGGCCGGGTCGGTGCGATCGCGCTCGCCTCGACCGGCGTCGCTGCCGCATACATGGACGTCATCGCCCTCACCACGATCTACGGCTGGGTGTCGGCGCCGGTCGGTTTGATCCTCGCGGCGGCGATCGCCGGGGGCGGGCTGACCTTGGCGCGCCGCTGGGATTCCCAGCATCTGGGGCTGCTCGTGCTCGTACCCCTCATCGTCCTGGCCCCGGTGGTGGCCGACGGCATCTCGCTTCTGCTGATCGGGTTCATGCTGGCGCTGGCGACGGTGTCACTTCCCGTGCAGCTGGGCAAGGACTGGATCTGGCTGCACGCGGCACGTGTCGCCGCCGCCGTGCTGCCTGTCATGGTGGCGCTGATGGCACGTCACTTCGACAATCGCGACGATCTCTGGCTCGCCGGGGCGTGCGGTATCGCCGCGTTGATCGCGTTGAGCGCTGCGTTGATCCTGTTGCCCGGCACCAGGAATCGCGCCGTGATGGCGCTGTTGACCGCGGCCGGGGTACTGCCGGTGCTGTGCGTGGCGCTGGCAGTCGATCGCGTGATCGCTTCGCTGATGGCCGCCGCTCTGGCGGCCGCGTTGCTGGCGATCGTGTTGGTCGGGGACCGGCTGCCGGGCGTTCCCGGCGTCGTGCGGCACGTCTTCGCCGCCACGTCGGCGGTCGCCGCCCTGATCGCCGTCACCGTGGCCTTCGACGGCAAGATCGCGGGCCCGGTGTTGTTGGCGATGGCGGTGATTGTCGCCTTGGCCGGGCGGGGTGACGTCGTCGCACGATGGGCCGCAATCGGATTCGCCGTCGTCGGAGCTGCCGCGCACCTGAGCTACTCGCCTCCGGAGATGCTGCTGGAGGCCACTCGACTGAACACTGCCACCGGTGTGTCCACCCTGGTGTCCAGCGTGCTGCTGGCCGCCGCCGCGGTGGCGATCGTGTGGACCTGGGACCGCACTGAACGCGCGCTGTGGGTGGGTGCTGCGGCGGTGGTGGTCTACGCGGTCACGTCGTTCACGGTGACCGCGGGAATGCTCATCGGCGGCGGCACGCCCGGTGCGGACGGCGGCTTCTACGCCGGGCACATGGCCGCGACCATCATCTGGATTGCGATGGCAGCAGGCTTGTTCGGCTATGCCGCCCGGTTGCCCCGCGACGACCGATCCGTCCCGATCGGCGGTGGACTCGGACTGGTCGCCGCCGCGATGGCCAAGCTGTTCCTGTTCGACCTGGGCACCCTCGACGGCATTTTCCGTGTGGTGGTGTTCATCGTCGTGGGCCTGATCCTGCTGGGGATGGGTGCCGGGTATGCGCGGCTGCTGGAGAAGCAGGACAAGCAGGCTGTGACCGCACCCACAGAATGA
- a CDS encoding ANTAR domain-containing response regulator, with protein MSSASASSSDAATTPHRVLIAEDEALIRLDLAEMLREEGYEIVGEAGDGQEAVDLAESLNPDLVIMDVKMPRRDGIDAAAEIASKRIAPIVILTAFSQRELVERARDAGAMAYLVKPFSITDLIPAIEVAVSRFSEIAELEKEVASLSDRLETRKLVERAKGLLQSKQGMSEPEAFKWIQRAAMDRRTTMKRVAEVVLETLDPPADAPASEEK; from the coding sequence ATGTCCTCTGCTTCCGCGTCATCGTCAGACGCCGCCACCACGCCGCACCGAGTCCTCATCGCCGAGGACGAGGCACTGATCCGGCTCGACCTGGCAGAGATGCTGCGCGAAGAGGGCTACGAGATCGTCGGCGAGGCCGGCGACGGTCAGGAGGCCGTCGATCTCGCCGAGTCGCTGAACCCGGATCTGGTGATCATGGACGTCAAGATGCCGCGCCGCGACGGTATCGACGCCGCCGCGGAGATCGCGAGCAAGCGCATCGCGCCCATCGTGATCCTGACCGCCTTCAGCCAGCGCGAACTCGTCGAACGGGCGCGTGACGCCGGGGCGATGGCGTACCTGGTCAAGCCCTTCAGCATCACCGACCTGATCCCGGCGATCGAGGTGGCGGTGAGCCGGTTCAGCGAGATCGCCGAGCTGGAGAAAGAGGTCGCGTCGCTGTCGGACCGACTGGAGACCCGCAAGCTCGTCGAGCGCGCCAAGGGTTTGCTGCAATCCAAGCAGGGGATGAGCGAGCCGGAAGCGTTCAAGTGGATCCAGCGTGCCGCGATGGACCGCCGCACCACCATGAAGCGGGTTGCCGAGGTCGTACTGGAGACGCTCGATCCTCCCGCCGACGCGCCCGCCTCGGAGGAGAAATAA
- a CDS encoding branched-chain amino acid ABC transporter substrate-binding protein translates to MRGRVARKAFALGSAGLIVLALAGCSQSTPEEEASQTNLKIVEKVQIDEQGAEVAASEGAAPADPAGDGNATCPPVSIAMAGALNGPDAALGINIKNGVQLAIDKHNAANPGCQVQLKPFDTEGDPQKATAIAPQIVDDQYTIGLVGPAFSGETKATGGVFDQAGLVATTASATNVTLSENGWKTFFRGLANDGVQGPAVANYLKNTLGHQKVCVVDDSTDYGLGLSQAVRDTLGPVADSACNISVKKGDKDFSAAVTQIKGAAPDSVFFGGYYAEAAPLVQQLRDGGFEGTFASADGTKDPEFVKQAGESSKGAVLACPCGPATGSFAEEYQQKFGQEAGTYSAEGYDLGTILVKGIDSGAITRPALLDFVRNYDGQGVARKYQWTPEGELTTTLIWIYDVQ, encoded by the coding sequence GTGCGCGGTCGCGTGGCACGCAAGGCATTTGCTCTCGGGAGCGCGGGTCTGATTGTGCTGGCGCTTGCCGGCTGCAGTCAGTCCACGCCCGAAGAAGAGGCGTCGCAGACGAACCTCAAGATCGTAGAGAAGGTGCAGATCGACGAGCAGGGCGCCGAAGTCGCGGCGTCCGAGGGTGCTGCACCCGCTGACCCGGCTGGCGATGGCAACGCCACCTGCCCGCCGGTGTCCATCGCCATGGCCGGTGCCCTCAACGGCCCCGACGCCGCGCTCGGCATCAACATCAAAAACGGTGTCCAGTTGGCCATCGACAAGCACAACGCGGCCAACCCCGGCTGCCAGGTGCAGCTGAAGCCGTTCGACACCGAAGGCGACCCGCAGAAGGCCACGGCCATCGCACCGCAGATCGTCGACGACCAGTACACGATCGGCTTGGTCGGCCCGGCGTTCTCCGGCGAGACCAAGGCCACCGGCGGCGTCTTCGACCAGGCCGGGCTGGTGGCGACCACCGCGTCGGCGACCAACGTCACGTTGTCGGAGAACGGCTGGAAGACTTTCTTCCGCGGCCTGGCCAACGACGGTGTGCAGGGGCCGGCAGTGGCCAATTACCTGAAGAACACCCTTGGTCACCAGAAGGTCTGCGTCGTCGACGACAGCACCGACTACGGCCTCGGGCTGTCCCAGGCGGTGCGCGACACCCTCGGCCCCGTGGCCGACTCGGCGTGCAACATCTCCGTGAAGAAGGGTGACAAGGACTTCTCCGCGGCGGTGACCCAGATCAAGGGCGCAGCTCCGGACTCGGTGTTCTTCGGCGGTTACTACGCCGAGGCGGCACCGCTGGTGCAGCAGCTGCGGGACGGCGGCTTCGAGGGCACCTTCGCCAGCGCCGACGGCACCAAGGATCCCGAGTTCGTCAAGCAGGCCGGTGAATCCTCCAAGGGCGCCGTGCTCGCCTGCCCGTGCGGGCCCGCCACCGGCTCGTTCGCCGAGGAGTACCAGCAGAAGTTCGGTCAGGAAGCCGGAACCTACAGCGCCGAGGGCTACGACCTGGGCACCATCCTGGTCAAGGGCATCGACTCCGGAGCGATCACCCGGCCGGCGCTGCTCGACTTCGTCCGCAACTACGACGGTCAGGGCGTGGCGCGCAAGTACCAGTGGACGCCCGAAGGTGAGCTGACCACCACTCTCATCTGGATCTACGACGTTCAGTAA
- a CDS encoding Dps family protein has product MGTTTNARRTDAEVTGFQASPELSAALQRVLVDLIELHLQGKQAHWNVVGTNFRDLHLQLDEVVDFAREASDTVAERLRALDAVPDGRSDTVAATTSLPEFPAYEHSTGEVVDLITARIYAVVDTLRTVHDGVDAEDPSTADILHQLIDGLEKLAWLLKSENRKV; this is encoded by the coding sequence ATGGGTACAACAACGAACGCACGTCGCACCGACGCCGAGGTCACGGGCTTCCAGGCCTCTCCCGAACTGAGTGCCGCACTGCAGCGGGTCCTTGTCGACCTCATCGAACTGCACCTGCAGGGCAAGCAGGCCCACTGGAACGTCGTCGGGACCAACTTCCGCGACCTGCATCTACAACTGGACGAGGTCGTCGACTTCGCCCGTGAGGCCAGCGACACCGTCGCCGAACGGTTGCGCGCTCTCGACGCCGTCCCCGACGGCAGGTCGGACACCGTCGCGGCGACGACGTCGCTGCCGGAGTTCCCGGCCTACGAGCACAGCACCGGCGAGGTCGTCGACCTGATCACCGCCCGGATCTATGCCGTCGTGGACACGCTGCGGACCGTGCATGACGGGGTGGACGCCGAGGACCCGAGCACGGCCGACATCCTGCACCAGTTGATCGACGGACTGGAGAAGCTGGCCTGGCTGCTCAAGTCGGAGAACCGGAAGGTGTGA